The Halococcus hamelinensis 100A6 genome has a window encoding:
- a CDS encoding universal stress protein encodes MALETVVLAVGPGDAERIDELAGTTIDIVGSSGASVVLGHVFTEDEYANTVESLGFDAGGEVTPNRVAARHATIRDLADRLDAAGIDYSVGGAVGNHGDSIIGLAEEADADLVVVGGRQRSPTGKAVFGSTAQKVMLSAPCPVTFVRADTE; translated from the coding sequence ATGGCACTCGAAACCGTCGTGCTGGCGGTCGGACCGGGCGACGCCGAACGTATCGACGAACTCGCCGGGACCACGATCGACATCGTGGGGTCGTCGGGCGCATCGGTCGTGCTCGGGCACGTCTTCACCGAGGACGAGTACGCGAACACCGTCGAGAGTCTGGGGTTCGACGCCGGCGGCGAGGTGACCCCGAACCGGGTCGCGGCGCGCCACGCCACGATCCGCGACCTCGCCGACCGGCTCGACGCCGCGGGCATCGACTACTCCGTCGGCGGGGCGGTCGGCAACCACGGCGACAGCATCATCGGGCTCGCCGAGGAGGCCGACGCCGACCTCGTGGTCGTCGGTGGGCGACAGCGCTCGCCGACCGGCAAGGCGGTGTTCGGCTCGACGGCCCAGAAGGTGATGCTCTCGGCCCCGTGTCCGGTGACGTTCGTCCGGGCCGACACCGAGTAG
- a CDS encoding Gfo/Idh/MocA family protein, with amino-acid sequence MSSTSPKIGIIGLGNIGRFHADRLVDHGADIVGGVDINPDARTAFADAYATSAYEEPDELFAEAEGVVVGTPNRYHEEYATMALESNTDVLLEKPLAHTIESAEAIAEAAADSEAFVMTGFENRFANSVEVLKGFQRDGRFGTAHHVEANYIRRRGIPGRGSWFTSQASSGGGSLIDIGVHAIDLALYFLDFPEVVEVSATTRSSFGSREDYAYIDMFGEDLGPGEFDVDDSVTAFIRCANGATVSLEAAWATNRPTNHEFMLRGSDAGACFDRSEDSLRIYESGKKGTDHLADTDITTRTNDSMAAEQAAFLEAVESGTPPEMNTLEQGMVVQRVIDAIYRSSENGRAIRLDGTSHDAAVELD; translated from the coding sequence ATGTCCTCCACGTCCCCGAAGATAGGGATCATCGGTCTCGGGAACATCGGTCGTTTTCACGCCGATAGACTCGTCGACCACGGGGCCGATATCGTCGGCGGGGTCGACATCAACCCCGACGCCCGCACCGCCTTCGCCGACGCCTACGCCACGAGCGCCTACGAGGAGCCCGACGAACTGTTCGCCGAGGCCGAGGGGGTCGTGGTCGGCACGCCGAACCGATACCACGAGGAGTACGCCACGATGGCGCTGGAGTCGAACACCGACGTGTTGCTCGAAAAGCCGCTCGCCCACACCATCGAGAGCGCGGAGGCGATCGCCGAGGCCGCCGCCGACAGCGAGGCGTTCGTGATGACGGGCTTCGAGAACCGCTTCGCGAACTCCGTCGAGGTGCTGAAGGGTTTCCAGCGCGACGGCCGGTTCGGCACCGCCCACCACGTCGAGGCCAACTACATCCGCCGGCGGGGGATCCCGGGTCGGGGGTCGTGGTTCACGAGCCAGGCCTCCTCGGGTGGTGGGTCGCTGATCGACATCGGCGTCCACGCCATCGACCTCGCGCTCTACTTCCTGGATTTCCCCGAGGTGGTGGAGGTCTCGGCCACCACGCGCTCCTCGTTCGGGTCGCGCGAGGACTACGCCTACATCGACATGTTCGGCGAGGACCTCGGCCCGGGCGAGTTCGACGTCGACGACTCCGTGACCGCGTTCATCCGGTGTGCGAACGGCGCGACCGTCTCGCTCGAAGCCGCGTGGGCCACCAACCGCCCCACGAACCACGAGTTCATGCTCCGTGGCAGCGACGCCGGGGCGTGCTTCGACCGGAGCGAGGACTCGCTCAGGATCTACGAGAGCGGGAAGAAGGGGACCGACCACCTCGCGGACACCGACATCACCACCCGGACGAACGACTCGATGGCGGCCGAACAGGCGGCGTTCCTGGAGGCCGTCGAGAGCGGGACCCCGCCCGAGATGAACACGCTCGAACAGGGGATGGTGGTCCAGCGCGTCATCGACGCGATCTATCGCTCCTCGGAGAACGGCCGGGCGATCCGGCTCGACGGCACGAGCCACGACGCCGCCGTCGAGCTCGACTGA
- a CDS encoding CNNM domain-containing protein, producing MNSVEIALRLVGGGALILANGFFVAIEFGLTRARQYSESEFVEPGDTGLERAWAMTEELEIYLTGCQVGITAASISLGIVAEPALAAILEPVFGGTLLASLGAGALLAFLVVNLVHVVYGEQTPTYLGVERSKQVCRYGATPLYWFTRVIRPILNLGDAVAKWTLGLFGVEMTGAWLEAEADVIEGRADLHRRLGSVLDESELPEERREEVMNALAVGEIPVADVMVPREAVAGLSTENTPAENLAVVEENPYLRFPLFGPDEEYLGVVYLAAVTNRFEAFRNGEVDIEALATAPMTLPVDEEVSDAIDRFQAENQELALVEADGELVGLLTVTDAFEEVMGDLDDPIDDYQPDRRPTSGRGPDSSGDPA from the coding sequence ATGAACTCGGTAGAGATAGCGCTCAGACTGGTCGGCGGGGGGGCGTTGATCCTCGCGAACGGCTTCTTCGTCGCGATCGAGTTCGGTCTCACGCGTGCGCGGCAGTACTCCGAGTCGGAGTTCGTCGAACCCGGCGACACCGGGCTCGAACGGGCGTGGGCGATGACCGAGGAGCTCGAGATCTACCTCACGGGCTGTCAGGTCGGGATCACCGCCGCGAGCATCTCGCTCGGGATCGTGGCCGAACCCGCGCTCGCGGCGATCCTCGAACCCGTCTTCGGCGGCACCCTGCTCGCCTCGCTCGGCGCGGGCGCGTTGCTCGCCTTCCTCGTTGTCAATCTCGTCCACGTGGTCTACGGCGAGCAGACGCCGACGTATCTCGGGGTCGAGCGCTCGAAGCAGGTGTGTCGGTACGGCGCGACCCCGCTGTACTGGTTCACGCGGGTTATCCGGCCGATCCTCAACCTCGGTGACGCGGTCGCGAAGTGGACGCTGGGGCTGTTCGGCGTGGAGATGACCGGTGCGTGGCTCGAAGCCGAGGCCGACGTGATCGAGGGGCGTGCGGACCTCCATCGACGCCTGGGGTCGGTGCTTGACGAGAGCGAGCTCCCCGAGGAACGCCGTGAGGAGGTGATGAACGCGCTCGCGGTCGGGGAGATACCCGTAGCGGACGTCATGGTGCCCCGCGAGGCGGTCGCCGGGCTCTCGACCGAGAACACGCCCGCCGAGAACCTCGCGGTCGTCGAGGAGAACCCCTACCTCCGATTCCCGCTGTTCGGACCCGACGAGGAGTATCTGGGGGTGGTCTACCTCGCGGCGGTCACGAACCGATTCGAGGCGTTCCGGAACGGCGAGGTCGACATCGAGGCGCTGGCGACCGCGCCGATGACGCTACCGGTCGACGAGGAGGTCAGCGACGCGATCGACCGATTCCAGGCGGAGAATCAGGAACTCGCGCTGGTCGAGGCGGACGGCGAGCTCGTCGGGCTGCTCACCGTCACCGACGCCTTCGAGGAGGTCATGGGCGACCTCGACGACCCGATCGACGACTACCAACCGGACCGACGACCGACGAGCGGTCGTGGTCCCGACTCGTCGGGGGACCCGGCATGA
- a CDS encoding CNNM domain-containing protein encodes MNAVEIGVRLLVGVGLILTNGFFVTIEFALTRAQQYAKEEFVEPGNRGLERAWEMTQNLEIYLTGCQIGITASSIAVGIVAEPALAALFEPVFGGTVLASLGAGAIVAWLIINLLHLTHGEQAPTYLGVERAKQVSRYGATPLYWFTKLIWPLLRIGDVFAKWTLGLFGVEMTGAWLESDDDEDVEGRADLHRHIESVLDESDLAGERREEVLNALVAGDMSIRGVMVPREEVVAFSTANTPAENLAILEEHSHSRYPVVGEGLDEFVGVVYLPTIASRYDDLANGAVSIEDLAAPPMTLPADEEVSDAIDRFQAENQELALVEEDGEVVGLFTATDAFEEVMGELDDPFDEAVRRDRRRGQGSPT; translated from the coding sequence ATGAACGCGGTCGAGATCGGCGTCCGGCTGCTGGTCGGGGTCGGGTTGATCCTCACGAACGGCTTCTTCGTCACGATCGAGTTCGCGCTGACCCGAGCCCAGCAGTACGCGAAAGAGGAGTTCGTCGAGCCGGGGAACCGTGGTCTCGAACGGGCGTGGGAGATGACCCAGAACCTCGAGATCTACCTCACGGGCTGTCAGATCGGGATCACGGCGTCCAGCATCGCGGTCGGGATCGTGGCCGAACCCGCGCTCGCGGCGCTGTTCGAGCCGGTGTTCGGCGGCACCGTGCTCGCCTCGCTCGGTGCGGGGGCGATCGTCGCGTGGCTGATCATCAACCTGTTGCACCTCACGCACGGCGAGCAGGCCCCGACGTATCTCGGGGTCGAGCGCGCGAAACAGGTGTCCCGATACGGTGCCACCCCGCTGTACTGGTTCACCAAGCTCATCTGGCCGCTGCTCCGGATCGGCGACGTCTTCGCCAAGTGGACGCTTGGGCTGTTCGGCGTGGAGATGACCGGTGCGTGGCTCGAATCCGACGACGACGAGGACGTCGAGGGTCGGGCGGACCTCCACAGACACATCGAATCGGTGCTCGACGAGAGCGACCTCGCCGGCGAGCGACGTGAGGAGGTGCTGAACGCGCTGGTCGCGGGCGATATGTCGATCCGGGGGGTCATGGTGCCCCGCGAGGAGGTCGTCGCGTTCTCGACGGCGAACACGCCCGCCGAGAACCTCGCGATCCTCGAAGAACACTCCCACTCGCGGTATCCGGTGGTCGGCGAGGGCCTCGATGAGTTCGTCGGGGTCGTCTACCTCCCGACGATCGCGAGCCGGTACGACGACCTCGCGAACGGTGCGGTCTCCATCGAGGACCTCGCCGCCCCGCCGATGACGCTGCCGGCCGACGAGGAGGTCAGCGACGCGATCGACCGGTTCCAGGCGGAGAATCAGGAACTCGCGCTGGTCGAGGAGGACGGCGAGGTCGTCGGGCTGTTCACCGCCACCGACGCCTTCGAGGAAGTCATGGGCGAACTCGACGACCCCTTCGACGAGGCG